GGTGGATCTGGCGTTCGAGCGTTCGCGGTACGCCCGGGCGCGGCAGCTTGGGGTGGTCCAGAACGGTGAGGGTGATGATGCCGTCCTGGGCGTCGATCTTGAGCTTGGCGCCTGCATTGAACCCCATGTCGCGTAGCCAGCGGCCGCGCAGTTTCAGGAAGGGGATGGTGACTTCGTCCTCGAATTCCGGCGGTGGTGAGCAGGACTTCGCGGTGCCGTTGCAGCTGTGTTCGGTCTCCGGCCGCGGTGGGCGCGGCGTGCGATCGAATGAGGGTGCTTCTTCCCAGTGCCTTTGCATGATGGACCTCCTGTAAGGATCACGCCTTGCCGGGATGGCGAGGCGGTCGGGAGGTTGGAAACCGACTAGCAGCATGCGGCGGGCGTATTTCCCCCGTGAGGGTGTTGTATTAGCCACCCTCCCGACCATGGGACGTCCATCATTCTGCTGCTAGTCGGAGTTTCCACGCTCCTTGTGGTCACCTTGCGCCGTGGGGCACGAGGGGAGAAGTTGTTTTTATTCATCGATTTGCGAGATCCGGTAGGCACGATCAATGAACGACGCTATCGACCTGTCGTGGTCAGCGATTCTGGGATGGAGTTCGCGATTGTGTGTGCCGTAGCAGTCGGTACGATCAATAAAATCGATTGCTCTCGGGCGATGCAGTCAACGGTAGGGTCGTCTGGGGAGCGACCCTACCGGGGTGGGGCGTTGCTTGTCCGGATCAGGTCGCCCTTCAGACTGGCGTTGTCACCGTTGACGCGAACCTTGGCTACGTCTGCCGGTAGACCGGAGATCAGGAACCGTGCGCCGTACTCGCAGATGCAGGCTGCTGCATCGCCGCCGCTGCTGGTCAGGGTGTAGCTCAGCTTCAGCGTGTCGCCATCCACGTGGGCCTTGCCGTTGCTGCCTTGGTCGAAGCCGCAGGTGGCTGGGTTGCGGACAAGGAAAGTGGCGGCGTCGCGGGTGCCGCTCGATGTTGCTTCTGGTTCGAGGGTGTCTTCGTTCCAGTCGCCTGCGCAGCCCAGGTATTCGAATTCGGTGAGCAGGCCGGTGCCGGCTTCGGTGTGTGAGGTGCAGGCAGTCGTGGTCATTGCGACGGCGAGAAGCGTCAGGACCATTCTGAGTAGTTTCAACAATGCAGGTTCCTTTCCATGTGATGCCAGAATCCGGGTGGACCCATGCCGTGCCAGGACGTCCAGGCGTCACGGTGGAACGGGGCGGTAGAGTCGATTTCCAAACGACTGCCGATAAGAATAATCGGCGCGGCGAACGCAAGGGCCTTCGACGGGGAACAGCGTTACCCCGGCCAAGGTCATGCCTCCCAGCATCGATCACCGTTATCGGCGGTCGTTTGGGAAGCGACCCTACCGTCGCCGTGCCGGCCCCGGCCCCCCAAGCATTCTCCCCTGTTGCATCCTCCAACCTAACACTGTTAGATTCGCCCCCTAACAACGTTAGGTAACCACGACCAGTGCGCCAGCCCATCGCCCGGGACAACATCGTCGCGGCCGCCTTCAAGCTTCTCGACGAAGCCGGCATGGAGGGAGTGACCCTGCGCAAGGTGGCCTGCACCCTCGGTATACGCGCGCCTTCCCTGTACTGGCACTTCAAGAGCAAGCAGGCGTTGGTGGATGCCATGGCCGACGCGATGATCGTGGACGTCGCCCGCAACATCCCCGAAGGCCAGCCCTGGCGGCAGACCCTGCTGCAGATTGCGCGCGAGTTCCGCACCGCGTTCAAGGCCCGTCGCGACGGCGCGCGGGTGTATGCCGGCACCTTCCTGGCCACCGAGAACGTGCTGCGGGTTGGCGAAACCAGCATCGCCGCGCTGGTTGGTGCCGGGGCCTCTGTCCGCCTGGCCGCGACCGCGCCGATGGACCTGGTGTACTACACGATGGGCTTTGTGATTGAAGAACAGTCCTGGCCCGGTGACGGCAGCATGGAGGCGCTCGGTGAGTCCTTCATGGCGCTGGCCGAGGCGCGCTTCCCGCATTGCTGGAGCGCGCGCGAGGTCTGGAGCGAGGTCGACTTCGACACGCGCTTCGAACAGGGCCTGGGCCTGCTGCTGGACGGCATTGATCAGCGCCTGGCCAGCGCCGCCTGACCCCCATTTTTCCTCACTACCGCTGCTCCGACACGGAAGCTCACTGATGCGCGCCTCTCTTCTCCGCTGCACTTCCCTCCTGCTGGTGGCGGTAACGCTCGCCGCCTGCGGCAACAAAGACGACAAGGCCGCCGCCGACGCCGCGGCCAGCTCCGCGCTGCCAGTGTCGCTGGCCCCGGTGCAGCAGCAGACCATGGCGCGCACGGTGCTGGTCTCCGGCCCGGTCACCGCCTATGAGGAAATGCAGCTGGGCGTGGAGATCAGCGGCCAGCGCGTGACCGCATTGCCGGTGGACGTGGGCCAGTGGGTGAAGAAGGGCCAGGTTCTGCTGCAGCTGGACCACCGCACGCTGGACAGCGAGCTGGCCCAGGCCGATGCCTCGCTGAAGCAGGCGCAGGCGGCGCAGGAGCTCGCGCGCTTGAACTTCCAGCGCAGCGAGAAGCTGGCGGCGCAGAAGCTGATCAGCGAAAGCAGCCTTGATGAGCTGCGTGCCAACCGCATCAATGCCGAGGCGCAGACCGCCACCGCCCGTGCCTCGCGCGACGCGGCGCAGCTGCGCCGTGACTTCGCCGACCTGCGCGCGCCGGCCGATGGCCT
This portion of the Stenotrophomonas aracearum genome encodes:
- a CDS encoding SymE family type I addiction module toxin — encoded protein: MQRHWEEAPSFDRTPRPPRPETEHSCNGTAKSCSPPPEFEDEVTIPFLKLRGRWLRDMGFNAGAKLKIDAQDGIITLTVLDHPKLPRPGVPRTLERQIHHTMVEADRLPICPNGSLM
- a CDS encoding TetR/AcrR family transcriptional regulator C-terminal domain-containing protein codes for the protein MRQPIARDNIVAAAFKLLDEAGMEGVTLRKVACTLGIRAPSLYWHFKSKQALVDAMADAMIVDVARNIPEGQPWRQTLLQIAREFRTAFKARRDGARVYAGTFLATENVLRVGETSIAALVGAGASVRLAATAPMDLVYYTMGFVIEEQSWPGDGSMEALGESFMALAEARFPHCWSAREVWSEVDFDTRFEQGLGLLLDGIDQRLASAA
- a CDS encoding efflux RND transporter periplasmic adaptor subunit yields the protein MRASLLRCTSLLLVAVTLAACGNKDDKAAADAAASSALPVSLAPVQQQTMARTVLVSGPVTAYEEMQLGVEISGQRVTALPVDVGQWVKKGQVLLQLDHRTLDSELAQADASLKQAQAAQELARLNFQRSEKLAAQKLISESSLDELRANRINAEAQTATARASRDAAQLRRDFADLRAPADGLISKRLVQPGQVVQAGTELLRLIRDGRLEWRAELPEDQLTGVAVGNTVELPYADAVVTGRIRAVTPGVDAQTRTGTIFADLPEPGTLKPGVYVEGRIVIGEGPALTVPTAAIVQRDGHSYVFTVNDKQQAARLRVRTGQAVQGRTAILEGLKKGDRVVVEGAGFLGEGDRVRVVADAKATAK